One Rhodothermales bacterium DNA segment encodes these proteins:
- a CDS encoding prolyl oligopeptidase family serine peptidase yields the protein MLLAACSAPPVRQQPVGRMHVRYEDPERVNWVQEGPRPLLTTLWYPAVAGTAEADWTIGVFAMGRNAENAPMADAPAKLPLVVLSHGTGGAAAQLSWLAEELASNGYLVAAVSHHGNTGAEPAYALQGFMLWWERARDISMVIDRLLADARFGPRIDTTRIGAAGFSLGGYTVLEIAGARTDRLAWERFCEQAGADPSCVLPPEAPFTRAQAESLVVHDPVVQRSIARSGDSYLDGRVKAVYAMAPVLGPAYEPASLDSVAIPVRIVVGARDDQAVPDVTARPVATRISGATLDILPGVSHYAFLAECTLRGRMFLRQLCADAGPIERGEHHIAVATDARAFFDQSLSGSSHE from the coding sequence ATGCTGCTTGCCGCCTGCTCGGCGCCGCCGGTGCGGCAGCAGCCGGTCGGGCGCATGCACGTCCGGTACGAAGATCCAGAGCGGGTGAACTGGGTGCAGGAGGGGCCCCGACCGCTGCTCACGACGCTCTGGTATCCGGCCGTCGCCGGAACCGCGGAGGCGGACTGGACGATCGGGGTTTTCGCCATGGGGCGGAATGCCGAAAACGCCCCGATGGCCGATGCGCCGGCGAAGTTGCCGCTCGTGGTGCTGTCGCATGGCACGGGCGGTGCCGCGGCCCAGCTCTCCTGGCTGGCGGAGGAACTGGCGTCGAACGGGTACCTGGTGGCGGCGGTCAGCCATCACGGCAATACCGGCGCGGAGCCGGCCTACGCGCTGCAGGGCTTCATGCTCTGGTGGGAGCGCGCGCGGGACATCTCGATGGTGATCGACCGCCTGCTGGCCGACGCGCGGTTCGGCCCCCGCATCGATACCACACGCATCGGCGCGGCCGGCTTCTCACTCGGCGGGTACACGGTCCTCGAAATCGCCGGGGCGCGGACGGACCGATTGGCGTGGGAACGATTCTGCGAGCAGGCCGGCGCGGATCCAAGCTGTGTACTCCCTCCCGAGGCGCCCTTCACGCGCGCGCAGGCCGAGTCGCTCGTTGTGCACGACCCGGTCGTGCAGCGGTCGATCGCGCGTTCGGGAGATAGTTATCTGGACGGGCGCGTGAAAGCAGTCTACGCCATGGCGCCTGTCCTCGGGCCGGCGTACGAGCCAGCGAGCCTGGATTCGGTCGCGATCCCCGTCCGCATCGTCGTCGGCGCCCGCGACGATCAGGCGGTGCCGGATGTGACGGCACGCCCTGTCGCCACGCGGATATCCGGGGCGACGCTTGACATCCTTCCCGGCGTAAGCCACTATGCGTTCCTGGCGGAATGCACGTTGCGGGGCCGCATGTTTCTCCGGCAGCTCTGCGCCGATGCGGGGCCCATCGAACGTGGTGAACACCATATCGCCGTTGCAACCGACGCGCGCGCGTTTTTCGATCAATCTTTATCGGGTTCGTCCCACGAGTAG
- a CDS encoding SgcJ/EcaC family oxidoreductase, with protein MQQLQFTLILLSVLSFPALAQPASVDLPPELDRVLRDYEAAWTARDPAALAQLFAEDGFVLPGSHEPARGREAIEQFYTGHGGPLFLRAFAYATEREIGYIIGGYAGQEGGPDDGKFTLTLRKGEDGRWLIMSDMDNSNRRRP; from the coding sequence GTGCAACAACTTCAATTCACCCTTATTCTGCTCAGTGTTCTCTCATTCCCGGCCCTCGCCCAGCCGGCCTCCGTCGACCTCCCGCCCGAGCTCGACCGCGTCCTGCGCGACTACGAGGCGGCTTGGACGGCCCGCGATCCCGCCGCGCTGGCACAACTCTTCGCCGAAGACGGCTTCGTGCTGCCCGGCAGCCACGAGCCGGCCCGGGGCCGTGAGGCCATCGAGCAGTTTTACACCGGGCACGGCGGACCGCTTTTCCTCCGCGCATTCGCCTATGCCACCGAGCGCGAGATCGGCTACATCATCGGCGGCTACGCCGGCCAGGAGGGCGGCCCGGACGACGGCAAATTCACGCTCACCCTCCGAAAGGGCGAGGACGGCCGGTGGCTGATCATGTCGGATATGGACAATTCGAACCGCCGGCGGCCGTGA
- a CDS encoding DUF2283 domain-containing protein — MAEITVFYDKVGQTLTVWFADRSREVISEETGHEIVLMKDRSGNVIGLEKLNFVAPDQENLRVTFETVSL; from the coding sequence ATGGCCGAGATAACGGTTTTTTACGACAAGGTTGGTCAGACCCTCACGGTCTGGTTTGCTGATCGTTCTCGGGAAGTGATATCCGAGGAGACGGGCCATGAAATCGTTCTGATGAAAGATCGCTCGGGCAACGTAATTGGGCTCGAAAAACTCAACTTTGTAGCACCGGATCAGGAGAATCTTCGGGTAACATTCGAAACGGTCTCTCTTTAA